The Alistipes megaguti sequence ATCACGGAGCCGAACAACGCATTGCAATAGAACGAAACCGACTCGGGGAAGGCCGAACGGTAGGCATAATCGACATCCTCGTCGTCGATCCACTCCGAGACATGGCGCAGAACAACGGCAAGATTCGCCAGCCCGGCATCGGCCGCCCGCAGCGGATCGTCGCCCAGATCCGAGGCCCGTGCCCGGGGATCGAGCGCGAATTTTTCCGGCTGTTCCCGCAGAAAACGGCACGACGGATCGTCGCTCACCGCCCCGTCGCCGTAAAGCCACTCGACGGCGCGGTAATCGTACGACCCCAGCGAGGTCTGACAGAGTTTCACGCCGTTCCGGAAATCTTCGGGACGCGCCGCATAGTTCAACGGCAGCTCGTCGAGAATCGAGGCCGAAAGTCCGTTCGCGGCCGTATAATGCGCGCTGCGCAGCGAATCGAGCGGCACCGTCTGCGAAGCCCCCATGTTGGGCAGCAGCCCCAGGCAAAAACCCGTATAACGGGCCACCTTCGCCGACAGGCTCTCGCCGAAAAGCGCCTCGTCGAGTTCCAGCTGCCGCGCCCGGGGATCGGCGGCTCCCGTCTGAAGAAGCCGTTCGGTTTGAATCTGCGGTCCGATATTGTGGCTGATGTAGATGTTGGCGCTCAGAATCTCTCCCGTCCGCGGATCGGTCCAGGCGTTGAACCGCAGATCGCGGGCCGGCGAAGGAACGTAGCGTACGGCCGAATAGCGAATGTCGTTCACGTCGGGCAGCCCCTCCGCCGAGACACGCCGCACCTCGATGGCCCGCGGAAGACCGATCCGCTCGAAAGCATCGTTCCAGAGCAGTATGCCCCGTTCGATATAGGGTTTCCACGCCGCCGGGAAACGCTCGTCGAGATAGAAGACGATGGGACGCCCGGCATCCACCCGCCACCGGGAGGCGTAATAACGGACTTCGGCGCCCTGCCGGTCAGCGCTGTATTCGACATAACGCGACGTGGAGGTACCCACGCGCAGATCCGCTTCACGGACCGTCGTCATCGGTTCGGGCAGCAGCAGGAACGATGTCCGCACGGCAGCCGTGAAGAGTTCAGGATCGCCCCGCGAAATCACGCCGAAAGCGTAGGCCGAGACTTCGTAGGAGAGCTCGCTCACCACCGAGACATTGTCGTTAAAAGCCGCTATATCGCGTATCCAGGAGGCTTCGGAACGGTATTCGTAACTCCGCAGGACGAATCCGTCGCGGCTGCTGTAACTCTCCGGGTCCTTGGGCGAAAGGTAACTCTCGCCGTTCCGGAAGAACGATGTCGCACGCACCACGACGCCGCTGCTGTCGGGCGTAACCGCCTCGATGGGAAACGACGCGATCACGGAGGGCTGCCGGCTCGCGGCCAGCGCCCGCCCGATCGCCGGATCGTCGCTGCGCGAACGGCTGTCGAGTGCGGCAATCTGCAAAAGCGAATCAGTCCGCTGGAAAACGACAAGACGCGGACGCGAAGGCTGCATCCCGACCGACGACTCCTCGCCGTCGCTGACCGACAGCACCGTAACCCCCAGCAGCAGGTCACGCCCGAGCATCGAATCGGGCACCTCGAAATAGACATCCCCGTCGAGCAGATGCAGGGTGAACAATCCCTGCACCGTTCGGGGATTCTTACCGGCGAAAAGCTGTTCGTAAGCCGTCTTACGCGGTTCGGGAGCCGTCGCGCGCCGCTTGCGGGCCGCCGCGGGCGTCGCGTCGCACAGCACCGGCAACAGCATCAACAGCGTCACGATCCATCGCATATCGTATCTTTCTCTCATAACTGCCGTCATTTCAGATAGGATTCGATCGTATGCAACAGCGAACGGTAGTGCAGCCGGGTCTGCAGATCGGGATGGTTCCGCTGCCCCTCCAGCAAGCGCCGGATCTTCAGCACACAGTCATAGGCGAGCCCCTCCATCGGCCGCTCTTCGTAAAACAGCGGCATGGGATCGTCATACCCCGCCACAGGTCCCGGACAGCCTGCCGAAGCGTCCGACAGCAGGGACCGGTCCGTGCGGAACGCCTCCGGAACCTCCATCCGCCGCATGGACGCAAGGCTCTTGGAATCTCCCTCTTCACGCAATGCGGCCACCTCGCCGAGCGTCTCCAGGAAAAGACGCTGCCGCTTGATCTGCGAGAGATTCAACGCCTGCCGGCGAAGGGTCGGGGCCCAGATTCGGTCGTAAATCAACGACATGCACGCTTCGGGCGTGAAGGCGTCGTTTTCGGCCAGCGCCGCCGAAAGCCCCACTTTCGAAGGCGACGCCACGACGGCTTTCATCACAGTCTCGCACACGGCGTCCGCGGCCGAAGCCACCAGCCCCAGATTGCCCGTAACACTCCGGTCGTCCAGCCACTCCATGTCGTCGAGCTGTTCCAACAGGAATTCCAACGCCCGGACCTGGCGCTCGCGGGGAACGCTCCGGTAATGTTCGACCGAGTCCCCGACGTGTTTCTCGTACAGATACACTCCGCCCACGTCCGCATAGACATGGTTCAAATAGGTGAAATACTGGTTGACGATTCCTGTAGATGGCCTTGCGGTAGCTGTAATCCCGGTCGTCGGATTCGGTCCAGGCATTGAGGTGCGAAAGCACGTATTTCAGATTGGAGATGCCGTATTCGGAAGCCCTGACGTGATCGTCGCCCAGATCCTCGGAGAGGGATCGGGGGTCGAGCAGCTCGGAGAACTGCTGCTTGCCGTAGCGCAGGACCGGATCGGCCGACGCCTCGCGCAGCCATTGCGAGGTGATCGCATACTCCGCCTCGGGGCTCCCGGCGAAAAGTGGCGTATAGTTCCATTTCACCAGAAACCGGTCGTAAGCCCCGAACCGCGGAGGCGTCATCCGCACGCCGCGCTCGAAATCGCCCGGCTGGGCGACATAGTTGAAACGGGCGTAATCCATGATCGACGTGGTCGTTCCCGTCTCGCGGGTGAAAGAGGGGCTCCGCAGCGAATCCACGGGGATCACGGACGACGCGCCCATGTTGTGCATGAAGCCCAGGCAATGCCCGATCTCATGCGAAAGCACATACCGCAGGGCGTCGCCGATGATCTCCTGAGGAATCTGCTTCTGCCGCACGCGCGGATCGGCCGGCGAGGTCTGGATGAAAAGCCAGTTGTTGATCAGCTCGATCACATCGTGATAAAGATAGACCGAGGCGCTGACGATCTCGCCGCTGCGCGGATCGGTCCACGAGGGGCCCATGGCGTTCTGAATCGTCACCGGGGCATACCGCACACACGAATATTTGAGGTTGTCGGGGTCGAATTCGGGGTCGTCCTCGGGAAAAAGCCGCGCCTGGACGGCATTGCGAAAACCGATCTGCTCGAAAAGTTCGCTCCACTGATTCACCCCTTCGATGACGTATGGAAGCCACGTGCGGGGGAAATTACGGTCGATGTAAAAGACGATCGGCTTGACCGGGTCCACCAACTCCCCGCGCCGGTAGGCTTCGATGTCCGAGGGCTCCAGCCGCCAGCGGTTGGCATACCATATCGGACGGGCCCCCTGGGTCGTGGGAGAATAGAGCATCTTGCCCGTCGGAAAAACGGCGATGCGACTGTCGGTGATCCGGGGGCTGACGGGAAGGCTGTCGAGCAGCAGGATGGAACGTGTGGCAGTGATCGTAACCGGCACATCCCGCAGCCCGCGCTCCGAGATCGTCACCCGGTAATTCAGGCTGCTGCTGACCGAAACGTTATCCGAAAAGGACTTGATTCCGGTCACGTAGGACTTCTCCTTTTCGAACGACTCCTTGCGTTTGAGGCGTCCCGAAAGCGTGTGCTGGCTGTATTTGTCAAAAGGCGACAGCCGCTCGTCATCGCTGACAAACAGATCCGTGGCGTCCACGACTACCGCAGAACTGTCGGGCGTAAAGGTCTCGATCTCGAACAACCGGTAAATAGCGCCGATATTGCTCGTTGCGAGCGCTCGCTCTATTTCAGCATGATTCGGGAGGGGGGGGGTAACGGCCCGCGCCGAAATCAGCCGCATGGCGATCCGGTCTCCCGCGCGCGTGAATGCGAAATGAAGCGGATCTTTCGGCTTGGAGCCCACGATTCCGTGACCGTTGTCGCTGGTAGCCGAGATG is a genomic window containing:
- a CDS encoding zinc-dependent metalloprotease; this encodes MRERYDMRWIVTLLMLLPVLCDATPAAARKRRATAPEPRKTAYEQLFAGKNPRTVQGLFTLHLLDGDVYFEVPDSMLGRDLLLGVTVLSVSDGEESSVGMQPSRPRLVVFQRTDSLLQIAALDSRSRSDDPAIGRALAASRQPSVIASFPIEAVTPDSSGVVVRATSFFRNGESYLSPKDPESYSSRDGFVLRSYEYRSEASWIRDIAAFNDNVSVVSELSYEVSAYAFGVISRGDPELFTAAVRTSFLLLPEPMTTVREADLRVGTSTSRYVEYSADRQGAEVRYYASRWRVDAGRPIVFYLDERFPAAWKPYIERGILLWNDAFERIGLPRAIEVRRVSAEGLPDVNDIRYSAVRYVPSPARDLRFNAWTDPRTGEILSANIYISHNIGPQIQTERLLQTGAADPRARQLELDEALFGESLSAKVARYTGFCLGLLPNMGASQTVPLDSLRSAHYTAANGLSASILDELPLNYAARPEDFRNGVKLCQTSLGSYDYRAVEWLYGDGAVSDDPSCRFLREQPEKFALDPRARASDLGDDPLRAADAGLANLAVVLRHVSEWIDDEDVDYAYRSAFPESVSFYCNALFGSVIARLGGVRINERYAGDAGRSFEPLPAGMQREAMRWLLSRLDDLEWLDSRSLIVGEGLNPGIADFIRTETFDRILGSLDRIALCASLTDGEAYTRAEALDDLSAYLWDNADPADELVKQPLQLRFLDRLLALAEQAAGRKSKLRSDYFAEAVTAEDSAGFAPLAGVSYLTRPEDGHLLYGVLLDCRDRIAAARNRSASPQMRGHYALLLRRVTHFLENK